In the Alkaliphilus oremlandii OhILAs genome, one interval contains:
- a CDS encoding diacylglycerol/lipid kinase family protein, translating into METIKIIYNPDSGRQIAHRNLPVLVDVLVKNNYYVKVFPTQKQYDATRAASQACKDGDDIIISFGGDGTVNEVVNGMMENDYRPKLAIYPAGTVNDFANYLQIPRNIEEFAQLILQKNTILSDVGRGGERYFLNVAAAGLLTDVAYKVSSESKSILGRFAYYFEGIREIQRQMFDPIKIKITYGDIVETKEVLFFILANSASVGGFKFIAPEASINDGKLDLMIVEKGELMDTASIFVKALVGNHTQHPNLKYVQVDSIRIECEEEILMDLDGEQYGKLPMDFKVEKQAIPIIVP; encoded by the coding sequence ATGGAAACAATTAAAATTATATATAATCCCGATTCGGGAAGACAGATTGCACACAGGAATCTACCAGTTTTAGTTGATGTTTTAGTGAAAAATAATTATTATGTAAAAGTATTTCCTACGCAAAAACAATACGATGCAACAAGGGCTGCCTCCCAGGCATGCAAAGATGGTGATGATATTATTATATCCTTTGGTGGCGACGGTACCGTGAATGAAGTTGTCAATGGCATGATGGAAAATGACTATCGGCCGAAGCTTGCCATCTATCCGGCTGGTACAGTAAATGACTTTGCAAACTATCTGCAGATACCTCGCAATATAGAAGAATTTGCCCAATTAATTCTACAGAAAAATACGATTTTATCGGATGTTGGTCGGGGAGGAGAGCGATATTTTTTAAATGTTGCAGCGGCAGGATTACTTACAGATGTGGCATATAAGGTTTCCTCTGAATCGAAAAGCATTCTAGGTAGATTTGCCTATTATTTTGAGGGTATAAGAGAGATACAAAGACAAATGTTCGATCCCATTAAAATAAAAATAACCTATGGCGATATCGTAGAAACGAAGGAGGTTCTCTTTTTTATCCTAGCAAATAGTGCTTCCGTAGGTGGTTTTAAATTTATAGCGCCAGAAGCTAGTATTAATGATGGCAAATTGGACTTAATGATTGTAGAAAAAGGGGAGCTCATGGATACGGCAAGTATATTCGTAAAAGCTCTGGTGGGAAACCACACACAGCATCCGAATCTAAAGTATGTTCAGGTAGATAGTATACGGATTGAATGTGAAGAAGAAATATTAATGGATCTAGATGGAGAACAATATGGAAAGCTACCCATGGATTTTAAGGTGGAAAAGCAAGCCATTCCGATCATTGTTCCATAG
- a CDS encoding MarR family winged helix-turn-helix transcriptional regulator encodes MKEARYDDNIIEIEREIRYLCTKIKQKGREILADFSITPPQFEALQYLNNCQGITIGELSNKMFLACSTVTDLVDRMEKNDLVKRVRDEKDKRVVRPQVSEKGYQLIEEVLHARRNYLADVMKDVSEKDRKFILDGITMIYEKSVEDI; translated from the coding sequence ATGAAAGAAGCTAGGTACGATGACAATATCATAGAAATAGAAAGAGAGATTCGGTATTTGTGTACTAAAATCAAACAAAAGGGGAGAGAGATTTTAGCGGACTTTTCAATTACACCACCCCAGTTTGAGGCCCTACAATATCTAAATAATTGTCAAGGAATTACCATTGGAGAATTGAGTAATAAGATGTTTTTAGCTTGTAGCACGGTAACGGATTTAGTAGATCGGATGGAAAAAAACGATTTAGTGAAAAGGGTTCGGGATGAGAAGGATAAAAGAGTGGTACGGCCACAAGTTTCAGAAAAGGGCTATCAATTGATTGAAGAAGTTTTGCACGCCAGAAGGAATTACTTGGCAGACGTTATGAAAGATGTCAGTGAAAAAGATAGAAAGTTCATTTTAGATGGAATCACGATGATTTATGAAAAATCTGTAGAAGATATATAG
- a CDS encoding diguanylate cyclase yields MELINSRYKILNCIEQDHYYSQYVVLDLMKKGEKFILNLVQNTQDAKPFIEYCSNNFYEISSYSQESILNIYSYGIVETIDDKLIEEMIFFYTTEYVEGMSLLDLKEPLDQLALYEVYKQLSRALDYLHFHGIVYKYIGVETVKIIKKDDRVMVKLADIISTHRMEVFNNYLHPLTRIFLSPETWSYPINSSSDIYSLGSLMYYLLTLSYPNGKDLEQHLKNMEGHSIERKLLMMIQNMTRKEAHNRYRTLHECNEDIVKIYGTNEVIENLKDIDKINFQTSIIGRDHEIKQVLEICDVGRGKLNKFTKNLVLVNGDKGIGKTRFLKEISHLMKWKKYKTFHIDIHSNQYSSRDIISAIVKQYIKISPEEYIEKYGLELVKLVPELGVTRKIIPSSALPSEQEKLRLYDRTANFILDVSIAHPSAILLDNFDSSDGFIVEFVDYLLNLNKVKNAPILLVLAYREDNFDFIEYADYIYRWNLNNALNIKLSRLTIEETSKMVKHILGWHKEPLRFATRLMKDTEGNPSYIEEVMKELYTQQIITFNYSTQYRGFAPHIAIDDYNEIVISKNVDESIVKQLQSLDKKLREILEIVSLFNTSISRDIIISMIGSENEDFEHILLQLTQLKILNEKFDDWGYTYGFYNQDFKKQIYRSIEEHRRNDLHIKASIVLEELYMKEDRENKDELIFHLIQSGQNDRSIDYCIESGIGMLKIFAYEQAYTIFMQALELLEDDRDPRKLSVLLHLGEINQKLIKNKESISYLSNAMKLAKIQHKMEEYIDAKTSIGLIYSIRNEFQSAQTYFMESIEEATEIQYFDGVMKAAYSLGRVYMSTRDLEKMKCIIDQYYNYALDQKNIYYMGMFIGLKGIVEYFQENIETALSYFERAVEYLESVNKIEETARPINNIGVIYNDHFQDTHTAREYYQRALTISEQYRIADGIITFSNNLAESYRLEHNYQEAIDVLINTSLGMALEYEDEMSTILVYISLITSYTSVGEYREAYEYLLKAEKLLKNNKCKTHQLYFENFLEVAIELYIALGDYEEAFRIIDQFHREFPYAEASMRLRVRKLQYFAKHQSSKDVTPGELLELVAEYRYTSYIRDRRTILLEAAEHFARQSMFEECKELLDEDHGLSSLVDNRYYTLIRNYVESFLLNNEEQISALENLLLHYANEGDEFNEVKWKINMKLGILYIQSKAYYRSISRFLTALDLIYKLYMKVPVEYRKSYLMKDDKFLVKVFLSKMEKLIHTEVVALTEKSDRICCEKYKAWFCSEERLDEFFDVVGLQKIINSRNFYDIAVEYYDTLTENTIKSVEQLIASLTEDNVYNLNIFLKFVGRVTLASKGAIIDDHGYKIITSFGENIPKEKLNSILESIPNINKEVFIKNDYSQNTEFNRDYFENDIRSIICLPIYKDIGVNDESDIFENDRRTNRITQNKIIGYLYLDNDKALGNFTNESLMFCKNILPLAGILLTNRNLAMISNIDRMTGAYTRKYFEQIFDEEIEQAKESNQPLSIIMLDIDHFKNVNDIYGHQKGDNILTEVGRIIKSNIRSTDHVGRYGGEEFVIILPNTSNMDAFHVAEKIRLKVQSTNLLGKAEVLTISCGISTFPIDSNKQLQIIEKADQALYHAKENGRNRSVRWDKEIILSSKRVDKLAGIVTGNNVQDQRNVLAITEIINLIGSSKTVDEKIFTAIGRLIEILEAEEGMIVTVKNNKIDKKYYRRQFIEDWASPFVFNEFLIRRCILSMEGRYIIDWDNISDVDPLTNTPNWKSVIVIPVVVNQEVCGVIYLAVPIKEKEFDYAEYNLVEVTSHVVGAILKISEPSVL; encoded by the coding sequence TTGGAATTAATTAATAGTCGATATAAAATTTTAAATTGTATAGAGCAAGATCATTATTACAGCCAATATGTGGTGTTGGATCTGATGAAAAAAGGAGAAAAATTCATATTGAATTTAGTCCAAAACACCCAGGATGCAAAACCATTTATTGAATATTGCTCCAACAACTTCTATGAAATTTCATCGTATAGTCAAGAAAGTATATTAAATATCTATAGCTATGGAATTGTGGAAACCATAGATGATAAGTTGATTGAAGAGATGATATTCTTTTATACAACGGAATATGTAGAAGGAATGAGCCTATTAGATTTAAAAGAGCCTTTAGATCAGTTGGCATTGTATGAAGTGTACAAACAACTGTCTAGAGCGTTAGATTATTTGCATTTCCATGGTATCGTCTATAAATATATTGGTGTAGAGACCGTTAAAATAATAAAGAAAGACGACAGGGTTATGGTAAAGCTGGCAGATATCATCAGTACCCATCGAATGGAAGTCTTTAATAACTATTTGCATCCTTTAACACGTATTTTTTTATCGCCAGAAACTTGGTCTTATCCGATCAATTCAAGCTCAGACATCTATTCCTTAGGCTCCTTAATGTATTATTTACTGACATTAAGCTACCCAAATGGTAAAGACTTAGAACAACATCTTAAAAATATGGAGGGACATAGCATAGAACGCAAACTATTGATGATGATTCAAAATATGACCAGAAAAGAAGCTCACAATAGATATCGAACCCTCCATGAATGCAATGAAGATATTGTGAAAATTTATGGCACCAACGAGGTTATTGAAAATTTAAAGGATATTGATAAAATTAACTTCCAGACATCCATTATTGGTAGGGATCATGAAATAAAGCAGGTTTTAGAGATCTGTGATGTTGGTAGAGGCAAACTGAATAAATTTACAAAAAATTTAGTTCTTGTAAATGGAGATAAAGGAATCGGAAAAACAAGATTTTTAAAAGAGATTAGCCACTTGATGAAATGGAAAAAATACAAAACCTTCCATATTGACATTCATAGCAATCAATATAGTTCTAGGGACATCATAAGTGCTATAGTAAAGCAGTATATCAAAATTTCTCCAGAAGAATATATTGAGAAATATGGTCTAGAGCTGGTGAAACTGGTTCCTGAACTGGGCGTAACAAGAAAAATCATTCCTTCTTCGGCGTTACCCAGTGAACAGGAGAAACTTAGACTTTATGATAGAACCGCCAATTTTATTTTAGATGTATCCATCGCCCATCCCTCTGCAATATTATTGGACAATTTTGATTCTTCCGATGGCTTTATTGTAGAGTTTGTAGACTATCTGCTCAATCTAAATAAAGTCAAAAATGCACCTATTTTATTGGTATTGGCCTATCGGGAGGATAATTTTGACTTTATTGAATATGCAGATTACATCTACCGGTGGAATTTAAACAACGCACTCAATATTAAATTAAGCCGACTGACCATAGAAGAAACATCGAAAATGGTCAAGCACATTTTAGGCTGGCATAAAGAGCCTTTAAGATTTGCCACTCGGCTCATGAAGGATACGGAAGGCAATCCAAGCTATATCGAAGAGGTTATGAAGGAACTGTATACACAACAGATTATAACCTTTAACTATAGCACTCAATACAGAGGGTTTGCACCCCATATCGCCATCGATGATTATAATGAAATTGTCATATCTAAAAATGTGGATGAATCCATTGTAAAGCAGCTCCAGTCCCTAGACAAAAAACTAAGGGAGATATTAGAAATCGTTTCCTTATTTAATACATCCATCTCCAGAGATATTATTATCAGTATGATTGGTAGTGAAAATGAAGATTTCGAACATATTTTATTGCAACTGACACAATTAAAGATCTTAAATGAAAAATTTGATGACTGGGGCTATACCTATGGCTTCTACAATCAAGACTTTAAAAAGCAAATATACAGAAGTATTGAAGAGCATAGAAGAAATGATTTACATATTAAAGCCAGTATAGTGCTAGAAGAGCTCTACATGAAGGAAGATCGGGAAAATAAGGATGAACTTATATTTCATTTGATACAGTCGGGACAGAATGACCGTTCCATAGACTATTGTATCGAATCTGGTATTGGTATGTTGAAAATTTTTGCTTACGAACAAGCCTATACGATTTTTATGCAAGCACTTGAATTGTTAGAGGATGATAGGGACCCAAGGAAGCTTTCTGTGCTGCTCCATCTTGGAGAAATTAATCAAAAGCTGATAAAGAACAAGGAATCCATCTCCTATTTAAGCAATGCGATGAAGTTGGCAAAAATACAACATAAAATGGAAGAATATATTGATGCTAAAACCAGTATTGGACTCATTTATTCTATACGGAATGAATTTCAATCTGCTCAAACGTACTTTATGGAATCTATAGAAGAGGCCACTGAAATTCAATATTTTGATGGTGTAATGAAGGCTGCCTATTCTTTAGGGAGAGTCTATATGAGTACAAGAGACTTGGAAAAAATGAAATGTATCATCGATCAATACTATAATTATGCGCTGGATCAGAAAAACATATACTACATGGGGATGTTTATCGGATTAAAGGGGATCGTAGAGTACTTCCAAGAGAATATAGAAACTGCGTTAAGTTATTTTGAACGTGCCGTAGAATATTTAGAATCTGTAAATAAGATAGAGGAAACAGCAAGGCCCATCAATAACATTGGGGTTATCTATAATGATCATTTTCAAGATACTCATACAGCAAGAGAATATTACCAAAGGGCTTTGACGATTTCTGAGCAATATCGTATAGCCGATGGGATCATTACGTTTAGCAACAACTTGGCAGAAAGTTATCGCTTAGAGCATAATTATCAGGAAGCCATCGATGTATTGATCAATACGAGTTTAGGGATGGCGCTGGAATACGAAGATGAAATGTCGACCATACTGGTATATATTAGTTTGATTACAAGCTATACCAGCGTCGGAGAATATAGGGAGGCCTATGAATATTTACTAAAAGCAGAGAAATTGCTTAAAAATAACAAGTGTAAAACCCATCAATTATATTTTGAAAACTTCCTTGAAGTGGCCATTGAGCTGTATATAGCATTGGGTGATTATGAAGAAGCTTTCCGGATCATCGATCAGTTTCATCGAGAATTTCCATATGCAGAAGCTTCTATGAGGTTGCGAGTTCGAAAGCTACAGTATTTTGCAAAGCATCAATCTTCTAAGGATGTCACACCAGGAGAGCTTTTGGAGCTGGTGGCTGAATACCGATATACTTCATATATTCGTGATAGAAGGACGATTTTGTTAGAAGCAGCAGAACATTTTGCGAGGCAATCCATGTTTGAAGAATGCAAGGAACTATTGGATGAGGATCATGGCTTGTCCAGCCTCGTGGACAATCGGTACTATACCTTAATTCGAAATTACGTTGAAAGTTTTCTTCTAAACAATGAAGAGCAAATTAGTGCCTTAGAGAATTTACTTTTACACTATGCTAATGAGGGAGATGAATTCAATGAGGTCAAATGGAAAATAAATATGAAGCTCGGTATTTTATATATACAGTCGAAGGCCTACTACAGATCCATTAGTAGATTTTTAACGGCTTTAGATTTGATTTATAAATTATATATGAAGGTACCTGTGGAGTACAGAAAGTCCTATTTAATGAAGGATGATAAATTCCTTGTGAAAGTTTTCCTATCGAAGATGGAAAAGCTGATCCACACAGAAGTTGTAGCTTTAACTGAAAAAAGTGATCGTATTTGCTGTGAAAAGTATAAAGCGTGGTTTTGCAGTGAAGAACGACTGGATGAATTTTTCGATGTTGTTGGGCTTCAGAAGATTATCAATAGCAGAAATTTCTATGATATTGCAGTAGAGTACTATGACACCTTAACTGAAAATACCATCAAAAGTGTGGAACAACTGATTGCCTCTCTAACGGAGGATAATGTTTATAATCTCAATATTTTTCTTAAATTTGTTGGGCGCGTTACCTTGGCATCAAAGGGTGCCATCATCGACGACCACGGTTATAAAATCATCACCTCTTTTGGTGAAAACATTCCAAAGGAAAAGTTGAATAGCATATTGGAGAGTATCCCTAACATCAACAAGGAAGTTTTTATCAAAAACGATTATAGCCAAAACACAGAATTTAATAGAGATTATTTTGAAAACGATATTCGTTCCATTATCTGTTTGCCTATATACAAGGATATTGGAGTTAACGATGAAAGCGATATTTTTGAAAATGATCGAAGAACCAATCGAATAACTCAAAATAAAATTATAGGTTATTTGTACTTAGACAACGATAAGGCTTTGGGCAACTTCACCAATGAAAGCTTGATGTTCTGTAAAAATATTTTACCTTTAGCAGGTATATTGCTCACCAATCGAAATCTAGCAATGATATCGAATATTGATAGAATGACAGGAGCTTACACGAGAAAATACTTTGAACAAATTTTTGACGAGGAAATAGAACAAGCGAAAGAAAGCAATCAGCCCCTTTCGATTATCATGCTAGATATTGACCACTTCAAAAATGTAAATGATATTTATGGACATCAGAAAGGTGATAATATTCTCACAGAAGTAGGAAGAATCATTAAAAGTAATATTCGCTCTACAGACCATGTGGGGAGATATGGTGGCGAGGAATTTGTAATCATTCTGCCAAATACAAGCAATATGGATGCATTCCATGTTGCTGAAAAAATTAGACTCAAGGTTCAAAGCACAAATTTACTTGGAAAAGCTGAAGTATTGACCATAAGCTGTGGCATATCCACTTTTCCTATCGATTCCAACAAGCAATTGCAAATTATAGAAAAAGCAGACCAAGCACTGTATCATGCGAAGGAAAATGGAAGAAATCGAAGTGTTCGATGGGATAAAGAAATTATTTTAAGTAGCAAAAGGGTGGATAAGCTTGCGGGAATCGTCACAGGGAATAATGTACAAGACCAGAGAAATGTTTTGGCCATTACTGAGATCATCAACTTAATCGGCAGTAGCAAAACGGTGGACGAAAAAATATTCACTGCCATAGGACGACTGATCGAAATTTTAGAGGCGGAAGAAGGAATGATCGTCACCGTCAAAAATAATAAAATTGATAAAAAGTATTATCGAAGGCAGTTTATTGAAGATTGGGCCTCTCCCTTCGTATTTAATGAATTTTTGATCCGGCGATGTATACTGTCTATGGAAGGGAGATACATCATTGATTGGGACAATATCAGTGATGTGGATCCATTGACGAATACGCCGAATTGGAAGTCCGTCATCGTAATTCCTGTTGTTGTGAATCAAGAAGTGTGCGGTGTCATTTATTTAGCTGTCCCAATTAAAGAAAAAGAATTTGATTATGCAGAATATAATTTAGTTGAAGTTACGAGTCATGTGGTTGGAGCGATTTTAAAGATCAGCGAACCGTCAGTGTTGTAG
- the hutH gene encoding histidine ammonia-lyase has protein sequence MKKIMIDGEQLTLQDIIHVTRNFYEIELSEDAKNRVRNNRKVVDRYVEEEKVVYGITTGFGKFSDVVISKSETEALQRNLIISHACGVGNPLEEDVVRGIMLLRANALSKGYSGIRLETLSTLIEMLNKGVHPVIPEKGSLGASGDLAPLSHMVLVLIGEGEAIYQGKRMSGREAMEAAGIRPVVLTSKEGLALINGTQVMTAIGALTVYDAINLSKISDIAAALTIEAQRGIVTAFDKRVHEVRPHAGQISCAENLNRLLEGSTYTTKQGEIKVQDAYTLRCIPQIHGASKDAIQYVENKINIEINSATDNPLIFSEDNDVISGGNFHGQPMALSFDFLGIALAEIANVSERRIERLVNPQLSGLPAFLTEKGGLNSGFMITQYSAAALVSENKVLAHPASVDSIPSSANQEDHVSMGTIAARKAREIYKNAVNVVAIELMAAAQGIDFYEGYTLGEGTQIAYDTIRNKVSKLQEDRVMYFDINQCANLIFSGELIEAVEKAVELQ, from the coding sequence ATGAAGAAGATTATGATTGACGGGGAACAATTAACTTTACAGGATATCATTCATGTAACGAGAAATTTCTATGAGATTGAGCTATCTGAAGATGCTAAGAATAGAGTTCGCAATAATCGCAAAGTAGTGGACCGCTATGTAGAAGAGGAAAAGGTGGTGTATGGAATTACTACCGGCTTTGGAAAATTTAGCGATGTGGTTATTTCTAAAAGTGAAACGGAAGCACTGCAACGAAATCTAATTATTAGCCATGCTTGTGGTGTTGGCAATCCTCTGGAAGAAGACGTGGTTCGAGGAATTATGCTACTCAGAGCCAATGCTTTGTCTAAGGGATATTCTGGTATAAGGCTGGAAACATTGAGTACTTTAATCGAAATGCTGAACAAGGGTGTTCACCCTGTAATTCCAGAAAAAGGCTCCTTGGGTGCAAGTGGAGATTTAGCACCCCTATCCCATATGGTATTGGTACTAATCGGAGAAGGAGAAGCAATCTACCAAGGGAAGAGAATGAGTGGAAGAGAGGCTATGGAGGCCGCTGGAATAAGGCCTGTGGTGCTAACTTCTAAAGAAGGACTAGCGCTGATCAATGGAACACAAGTAATGACTGCCATAGGGGCTTTAACCGTATACGACGCAATCAACTTATCAAAAATTTCTGATATTGCTGCGGCATTAACGATAGAAGCTCAAAGGGGTATTGTCACTGCATTTGACAAGAGGGTTCACGAAGTAAGACCTCATGCAGGGCAAATATCCTGTGCTGAAAATTTAAATCGACTTTTAGAAGGCAGTACTTATACTACAAAACAAGGGGAAATAAAGGTTCAAGATGCGTATACATTGAGATGCATACCGCAAATCCATGGGGCATCTAAGGATGCGATCCAATACGTTGAAAACAAAATTAACATAGAAATTAACTCTGCTACAGACAATCCATTAATTTTTTCAGAAGATAATGATGTGATCTCCGGAGGAAACTTCCATGGACAACCAATGGCCCTTTCCTTTGACTTTTTAGGCATCGCTCTAGCGGAAATCGCCAATGTATCTGAAAGAAGAATCGAGCGATTGGTAAACCCGCAATTAAGTGGATTACCAGCGTTTCTAACGGAAAAAGGCGGCTTGAACTCTGGATTTATGATCACCCAATATTCTGCAGCAGCTTTAGTATCGGAGAACAAAGTCCTAGCCCATCCAGCCAGTGTGGATTCTATTCCTTCCTCTGCAAACCAAGAAGATCATGTATCCATGGGAACCATCGCTGCAAGGAAAGCAAGAGAAATCTATAAGAATGCAGTCAATGTTGTTGCCATAGAGCTGATGGCGGCGGCGCAAGGTATCGACTTCTATGAAGGTTATACTTTGGGGGAGGGTACTCAAATAGCTTATGATACCATCCGAAATAAAGTTTCAAAGCTACAGGAAGATCGAGTGATGTACTTCGATATCAATCAATGTGCAAATTTAATTTTTAGTGGTGAATTAATTGAAGCAGTAGAAAAAGCAGTGGAATTACAATAG
- the hutI gene encoding imidazolonepropionase, which yields MNIDVWIKNITQLVTVQAHGKPKKGKEMQDVGIIQDGWIAVAGDRIVGIGSGEISADFQVGENTVIISGEGKTVTPGLIDPHTHLVHAGSRENELALKLKGVPYLEILKQGGGILSTVNATKKATMEELVAQSKKSLDRMLSYGVTTVEIKSGYGLELEAEIKQLEAIHRLQQQTPMDLVSTFMGAHAIPKEYKENPEEFIDLIIEEMLPAIKEKNLAEFCDVFCEEGVFSVDQTRRILEAARSLGFKNKIHADEIVPLGGAELAAELQTISAEHLMAASETGLKMMAESNVVPVALPGTSFNLATGKYADARKMIEYGLPVALATDYNPGSCPTENIQLIMSIGCLYLKMTPEEVISAVTINAAAAIDRTQEIGSIEVGKKADITIFDAPNLYYIPYHFGVNHVDTVLKSGKIVVEKGNVI from the coding sequence ATGAACATTGATGTATGGATTAAAAATATAACGCAGCTGGTAACGGTTCAGGCCCATGGGAAACCCAAGAAAGGGAAGGAGATGCAGGATGTTGGCATCATCCAAGATGGATGGATTGCGGTTGCAGGAGATCGAATCGTTGGTATTGGCAGTGGAGAGATATCTGCCGACTTTCAAGTCGGAGAGAACACTGTAATCATCAGTGGGGAAGGGAAAACGGTTACACCGGGGCTCATAGATCCCCATACTCATTTGGTTCATGCAGGGTCTAGAGAAAATGAGCTGGCCTTGAAATTAAAAGGTGTCCCTTATCTGGAGATCCTGAAACAGGGTGGCGGCATCTTGAGTACAGTCAATGCAACGAAAAAAGCTACCATGGAAGAATTGGTAGCGCAATCGAAAAAGAGTCTTGATAGAATGCTGTCCTACGGTGTAACCACAGTGGAGATCAAGAGTGGCTACGGATTGGAATTGGAAGCAGAAATCAAACAACTGGAAGCCATCCATAGATTACAACAGCAGACACCGATGGACTTAGTTTCTACATTCATGGGAGCCCACGCGATTCCAAAGGAATATAAAGAAAACCCAGAGGAATTTATAGATTTAATTATAGAAGAGATGCTTCCAGCAATTAAAGAAAAGAATTTAGCTGAGTTTTGTGATGTATTCTGTGAGGAAGGTGTATTCTCCGTAGATCAGACCAGAAGAATATTAGAGGCCGCTCGAAGTCTTGGCTTTAAGAATAAAATTCATGCGGATGAAATCGTACCATTGGGTGGTGCTGAATTGGCCGCAGAGCTTCAAACAATTTCTGCGGAGCATCTGATGGCTGCTAGTGAAACGGGTTTGAAGATGATGGCAGAAAGCAACGTAGTTCCGGTAGCATTGCCAGGAACATCCTTTAATCTGGCTACAGGAAAATATGCGGATGCACGCAAAATGATCGAATACGGCTTACCCGTTGCTTTGGCAACGGATTATAACCCGGGAAGCTGCCCTACTGAAAATATTCAGCTCATTATGAGTATTGGGTGCCTGTATCTGAAAATGACGCCAGAGGAAGTAATCAGTGCCGTTACTATCAATGCGGCGGCTGCCATTGATAGAACACAGGAAATCGGTAGTATTGAAGTTGGGAAAAAAGCAGATATCACCATATTTGATGCGCCGAATCTATACTATATTCCATACCACTTTGGTGTGAATCACGTAGATACTGTATTGAAAAGTGGGAAAATTGTCGTTGAAAAAGGCAATGTAATCTAA
- a CDS encoding DUF896 domain-containing protein: MVSKEKINRINELARIAKERVLTKLEEEEQQILRKEYIEAFRKSFRKQLDNIELVD, encoded by the coding sequence GTGGTATCAAAAGAAAAAATAAACAGAATTAATGAACTGGCTAGAATTGCAAAAGAAAGAGTACTGACGAAATTAGAGGAAGAAGAACAACAAATTTTGCGTAAAGAATATATCGAGGCATTTAGAAAATCCTTTAGAAAGCAATTGGATAATATAGAATTGGTAGACTAA
- a CDS encoding chemotaxis protein CheW, with product MSDKQYVIFKLDKEEYAIDINNVNEISEYVECTKVPNAPSFINGIINYRGNVVPVVNLREKFELPFSEVSENTRIIIFVMKGKQIGILVDDASQVITINDKNIEEAPSIIVNTEEKFISGIGKVDNRMIIILDMENLLNEEEKNAVDRMKI from the coding sequence ATGTCGGATAAACAATACGTTATTTTTAAATTAGACAAGGAAGAATATGCAATCGACATCAACAATGTTAATGAAATTAGTGAATACGTAGAATGTACAAAAGTTCCCAATGCACCAAGCTTTATTAATGGGATTATCAATTACAGGGGAAATGTGGTTCCTGTCGTCAATTTAAGAGAAAAATTTGAGCTTCCTTTTTCAGAAGTAAGTGAAAATACTAGAATTATCATTTTTGTTATGAAAGGAAAGCAAATCGGCATATTGGTTGACGATGCTTCTCAAGTAATTACAATCAACGACAAGAACATTGAAGAGGCTCCCAGTATTATCGTAAATACAGAGGAAAAATTTATCAGCGGTATTGGGAAAGTTGACAATCGTATGATCATCATCTTGGATATGGAAAATCTTCTGAATGAAGAAGAGAAAAACGCTGTTGACCGTATGAAAATTTAA